CAGGCCCTGCCGGCCCGTGAAGCCGGTGCCGAAGTGAGCCTGGCGATTGCCGGGGTCGCCGCCGACAGCCTTAGCCAGATGATCCCCGGCCTGCTCGGTGGCGGCCAGGCCCAGGGCCTGCTCGACGGCCAGCGCCAGCGTTTGATGGAGCAGATCGGCAGCGAGCTGAACAACACCTTGCTGTACGTCTATCGCGACCTGTCCGACGCCGAGCTTGAAGAGTTCGCCACCTTTGCCGAATCCGCTGAAGGCAAGGCTTACTACAAGGCGGCCCTGGCGGCGATCCGCGCCGGCCTTGCGGTGGGCCAGGAAACCTCGCAGCTGAAGTGATCAGCCCAGGCGCTGGTCGATGAACTCGAAATAGCGCGCGCGAATCGCCGGCAGCTCGTTGGCCAGGTGATGCCGCGCTTCGGGGATCATCAGGATCCGCGGCGCGGCGAACTTCTCCCCCAGCACCTTGAGGTTGTACGGCCAATCGACGGTCATGTCGCATTCGCCCTGGATGATCAGCGGCTGGCGCGGGCTGAGCGGCGCCGCCTCGATACGCTTGACCCAATCGAGCAGCGCCCCGACCCAGGCCGTCGGCAGGCGCCTTGGCTGCAGCGGGTCGGCCAGCAGGAACGGCAAGAAGGTCGGGTCGTTGCTGTTCTCGCTGAAGCGCCGTTCGATGCCGTTGACGAACGGCTTGAGCACCCGGTAGCTGAACTTCGACCAGCGCCAGGCCCGTGGCCGTACCAGCGGCGCCAGCAGGATCACCTCGCCCTGGGCCGGGCTCTGGGCGCCGTGATGCAGCAGATGGTCGACGACGATGGCGCCACCGGTGCTCTGCCCGAACAGGTGCCAGGGCTGCGGCAACTCAAGGCTGCGGGCCTGCTCGAACAACGCATGCAGCACCTGCTGGTAGGCGCTGAAATCATCGATGCTGGCCCGCTCGCCGCTGGACAGCCCGTGCCCCGGCAGGTCGCAGGAAATCACCGCATAGTGCTGGTCCAGCGCCCAGTCGATGACATGCCGGTACAGGCCCATGTGATCGTAAAAGCCATGCAGCAGAATCAGCGTTGCCACTGGCGCTGCCGGCAGCCACACCTGGCCGACCACCTCGAAACCTGCGGCGTCGAAGCGCCCGAGCCAGCTCTGCGGGGCCTCTTCGCGGGCGGGCAGATCCAGCCCGTAGAAGCGCTGATAGGCCTGGCCCTGCGTCGACAGCGGCTGCCGCGCCGCCAGGGAGGTCAGGCTGGCACGTAGGGAGTCGGGCTGAAATGACGCGGGCATAAAAGAATTCCAGACACAAAAGCGGGTTATTGACCTGTGATATTCATCTGTCGCCGCCGGCATGGCAAGCTAAGCGACTTTTTTCGGACACTGCCGACATGCCCCGCTCGCCCCTGCGTACCCTGCTTGGCCTGTTGCTCGCCGCCCTCTGCGGCGCCGGCCTGTGGTGGGCCTACGACAGTTTTCAGAGCCGCTACCTGCGCACCTTCGACAACCAGACCGCGCTGTTCTCCGGCGACCGCCTGCAACTGCCGGCGGGCATTGCCGGCCCCGGCCCGATCCGCCTGGTGCACTTCTGGGACCCGGCCTGCCCGTGCAACGTCGGCAACCAGCAGCACCTGGGCGAGCTGATCGAGCACTTCGCCCCCCAAGGCGTGGAGTTCTACGTGGTGCAAAAACCCGGCACCCGCGGCCAACTTCCTGCCACCCTCAGTGCGCTCAAACCGCTGGGCGAGCTGCCCGGCGCCGAACACCTGCCGGCCACCCCCGGCGTGGCGATCTGGGACCGCAACGGCCAACTGGCCTACTTCGGCCCCTACAGCGAAGGCGCCACCTGCAACTCCAGCAACAGCTTCATCGAGCCGATCCTGCTCGCCCTGAGCCAGGGCCGCGCCGTCAGCGCCACGCACACCATGGCGGTGGGCTGCTACTGTCCCTGGCAGCCCTAGCGCACCCGCGCAGGGTTGCCCACCACGGTGGCACCCGCCGGCACATCGCGGGTGACCACGCTGCCGGCGCCGATCACCGCGTTGTCGCCCACCGTCACCCCCGGCAGGATGATCGCGCCGCCGCCGATCCACACGTTGCCGCCGATCTTCACCGGCCGCCCGCTTTCCAGGCCGCTGCGGCGTAGCGCCGGGTCCAGCGGGTGGTCGGCGGTGTAGATCTGCACCGCCGGGCCGATCTGGCAGTCATCGCCGATGCTTACCGGGGTGACGTCGAGGATCACGCAGTTGAAGTTCATGAACACATTGGTGCCGACACTGATGTTGTAGCCGTAGTCGCAATAGAACGGTGGGCGAATCACCGCGCCGTCACCGACCTTGCCGAAATGCTCGACCAGCAAACCATGGCGCTGCTCATTGAGCAGCTCGGCGCTGTTGTTGTAGCGCTGCATCCAGTGCTTGTTGGCGATCTGTTCGGCCTGCAGCTGCGGGCAGCTGGCGTGATAGAGCTGGCCGCTGAGCATCTTCTGCTTTTCACTGAGACTCATCTTCCCTCCTTTGGGGCTATCCTCTGTCCGACTTTACCTCGATGATCGGACCACACGATCCGCTAAAAAGCACAAGGAGTCACGATGAAGCGCAGCCTGACCTTCCTCGCCGTGGTCATCGCCGCGGCCGCCGGCGGCGGTTACTGGTACGTGCACGGCAAGCTGCCGCAACGCCAGGGCGAGGTTACCCTGAGCAGCCTGCAGGCACCGGTCAATGTGCGCTACGACGCCCGCGGCGTGCCGCATATCCAGGCGCAGAACGAGGCCGACCTGTACCGTGCCCTGGGCTACGTGCATGCCCAGGATCGCCTGTTCCAGATGGAGATCATCCGCCGCCTGGCCCGTGGCGAGCTGGCCGAGATCCTTGGCAGCAAACTGGTCGCTACCGACACCCTGTTCCGCAGCCTGCGCATTCGCGAGCAGGCCGAGCTTTACGTCGAGCGCCAGGACAAAACCTCGCCCGCCTGGCTGGCCCTGCAGGCCTACCTTGAGGGCGTCAACGCCTGGCAGGACAGCCATCCCAAGCCAATGGAGTTCGACGTGCTGGGCATCTCGCCACGGCCCTTTACCGCCCAGGACACCATCAGCATCGCCGGCTACATGGCCTACAGCTTTGCCGCAGCGTTCCGCACCGAGCCTGCGCTGACCTATATCCGTGACCAGCTGGGCGCCGACTACCTGAAAATCTTCGACCTCGACTGGAACCCGCAAGGCGCCCTGGCCAGCACGCCAGCCCTGGCCGCCAGCGACTGGCAAAGCCTGCAGCAGCTTGCGCAGCTCAGCCAGCAAGCCCTGGGCGATGCCGGCATTCCCCAGTACGAAGGCAGCAATGCCTGGGCCATTGCCGGCAGCCGCACGCGCAGCGGCAAGCCGCTGCTGGCCGGCGACCCGCATATCAGTTTCGCCGTGCCATCGGTGTGGTACGAGGCGGAACTGAGCGCGCCCGGCTTCAACCTCTATGGCTATCACCAGGCGCTCAATCCCTTCGCATCGCTCGGGCACAATCGCGACTTCGGCTGGAGCCTGACCATGTTCCAGAACGATGACGTCGACCTGATCGCCGAACAGGTCAACCCCGACAACCCCGAGCAAGTGAAGATCAACGGCCAGTGGCAAACCCTGAGCCAGACCCATGAACAGATCGCAGTGAAGAACGAGGCGCCGGTGGACATCACCCTGCGCCGCTCGCCCCATGGGCCGATCGTCAACACGGTACTGGGCGACATGGCGGGCCCGACGCCGATTGCCGTGTGGTGGGCGTTCCTGGAAACCGAGAACCCGATCCTCGATGGTTTCTACCAGGTCAACCGTGCCGACACCCTCGACAAGATGCGCGCCGCGGCGGCGAAGATCCAGGCACCCGGGCTCAACCTGATCTGGGCCAACGCCCGTGGCGATATCGGCTGGTGGGCGGCGGCGCAGTTGCCGATTCGCCCTGCCGGAGTCAACCCGGGCTTCATTCTCGATGGCAGTACGGCGCAGGCCGACAAGCTCGGTTTTTATCCTTTCAGCGCCAACCCGCAGGCGCAGAACCCGGCCAGCGGCTACATCGTCTCGGCCAACTTCCAGCCGCCAGCGAACATACCGGTGCCGGGCTATTACAACCTGGCCGACCGTGGCCAGCGCCTGAACCAGCACCTGGCCGACCCGCAGATCAAGTGGGACCAGCAAAACAGCCAGGCGCTGCAACTGGACACCGCCACCGATTACGGCCCGCGCACCCTGGCGCCGCTACTGGCAGTGCTGCGCGAAGTGGCCGAGGGCGATCAGGAGAAGGAACTGGTCGAGCAACTGGCGGCGTGGAATGGTGACTATCCGGTGGACTCGGTCAGTGCCACGCTGTTCAACCAGTTCCTCTACGAACTGGCCTACGCGGCGCTGCACGACGAGCTGGGCGACACCTGGTTCCAGACCCTGATCAGCACCCGCGCCATCGACGCCGCATTGCCGCGCCTGGCGGCCGACGTCGGTTCACCCTGGTGGGGCAAACAGGGCAGCAGCGAGCACGGCGATCGCACCGCAGCGGTGAAGCAGGCCTGGGGCAACACCCTGGCGCACCTGCGCGAGACCTTCGGCAACGACCCGGCCGGCTGGCAATGGGGCAAGGCACACACCCTGACCCACAACCACCCATTGGGGCTGCAGAAGCCGCTCAACCTGTTGTTCAACGTCGGCCCGTTCGCCGCGCCGGGCAGCCATGAAGTGCCCAACAACCTGTCGGCGAAAATCGGCCCGGCGCCCTGGCCGGTGACCTATGGGCCATCGACCCGGCGCCTGATCGACTTTGCCGATGCCGGCCAGGCACTGACCATCAACCCGGTCGGGCAAAGCGGGGTGTTGTTTGACCGCCACTATGGCGACCAGGCCAAGGACTATATCGAGGGCCGCTACCACAAGGCGCAGATGGGGGTGATTCCGGCGCAGAGCACCTTGAAGCTGGTGCCTTGAAAGCATCGCGGGGCAAGTCGGGTCGCCGTACCGCCGCTCCTACCGACACTGATGGGAGCGGCGGTGCGGCGACCCGACTTGCCCCGCGATTGATCAGCCCTGCCAGTTACCGCCTTCGACAATCACGCTCTCAGGCTTGGTGTCATCGCTCAGTTCCTTGCGCACATACTGGTCATACAGCTTGAGCAGGTACTTCTGCTCGCCCAGGCGCACCAGTTCGGCGTTGACCCAGTCGCGCAGCTCGATGTTGCCCTTCTTCACCGCCGGTGCAATCGGCGCTTCCTCACCGAGTTTTTCTTCCAGCACGCGGTAGCCCGGGTTCTGTTTCGACCAGCTGAACAGGATCAGGTTGTCCTGGGCATAGGCATCACCACGACCACTGGCCAGGGCCTGCAGCGACTCGGTGTTCTTCTCGAACTTGAGCAGCTTCCAGTCCGGATGGTTCTTGGTCAGCCAGATATCAGCGGTGGTGCCGGTGGTGACGATGGTGGTCTTGTCGGCCAGGTCATCGAGTTTTTTCACGCTGCTGCCTTCCGGTACCAGGGCCTGCACGGCCACCCGCAGGTTGGGGTTGGTGAACTCCACCGCTTCCTTGCGCTCCGGGGTCACGGTCATGTTGGCCAGGATCAGGTCGACCTTGTCGCTTTGCAGGAACGGAATACGGCTGGCAGGCTCGACAGCCACGAACTCGACCTTGTTCTCGTCGCCGAGCAGGTCCTTGGCAAACTGGCGGCCGATGTCGGTATCAAAACCGACATAGC
This portion of the Pseudomonas sp. SORT22 genome encodes:
- a CDS encoding sugar O-acetyltransferase, translating into MSLSEKQKMLSGQLYHASCPQLQAEQIANKHWMQRYNNSAELLNEQRHGLLVEHFGKVGDGAVIRPPFYCDYGYNISVGTNVFMNFNCVILDVTPVSIGDDCQIGPAVQIYTADHPLDPALRRSGLESGRPVKIGGNVWIGGGAIILPGVTVGDNAVIGAGSVVTRDVPAGATVVGNPARVR
- a CDS encoding penicillin acylase family protein gives rise to the protein MKRSLTFLAVVIAAAAGGGYWYVHGKLPQRQGEVTLSSLQAPVNVRYDARGVPHIQAQNEADLYRALGYVHAQDRLFQMEIIRRLARGELAEILGSKLVATDTLFRSLRIREQAELYVERQDKTSPAWLALQAYLEGVNAWQDSHPKPMEFDVLGISPRPFTAQDTISIAGYMAYSFAAAFRTEPALTYIRDQLGADYLKIFDLDWNPQGALASTPALAASDWQSLQQLAQLSQQALGDAGIPQYEGSNAWAIAGSRTRSGKPLLAGDPHISFAVPSVWYEAELSAPGFNLYGYHQALNPFASLGHNRDFGWSLTMFQNDDVDLIAEQVNPDNPEQVKINGQWQTLSQTHEQIAVKNEAPVDITLRRSPHGPIVNTVLGDMAGPTPIAVWWAFLETENPILDGFYQVNRADTLDKMRAAAAKIQAPGLNLIWANARGDIGWWAAAQLPIRPAGVNPGFILDGSTAQADKLGFYPFSANPQAQNPASGYIVSANFQPPANIPVPGYYNLADRGQRLNQHLADPQIKWDQQNSQALQLDTATDYGPRTLAPLLAVLREVAEGDQEKELVEQLAAWNGDYPVDSVSATLFNQFLYELAYAALHDELGDTWFQTLISTRAIDAALPRLAADVGSPWWGKQGSSEHGDRTAAVKQAWGNTLAHLRETFGNDPAGWQWGKAHTLTHNHPLGLQKPLNLLFNVGPFAAPGSHEVPNNLSAKIGPAPWPVTYGPSTRRLIDFADAGQALTINPVGQSGVLFDRHYGDQAKDYIEGRYHKAQMGVIPAQSTLKLVP
- a CDS encoding transporter substrate-binding domain-containing protein, translated to MKTAQTSKLLLSLLGLALLAGCNKAEEPGKPAAAGAAPATSYLETIKARDKLIVGVFTDKPPFGFVDEAGRYVGFDTDIGRQFAKDLLGDENKVEFVAVEPASRIPFLQSDKVDLILANMTVTPERKEAVEFTNPNLRVAVQALVPEGSSVKKLDDLADKTTIVTTGTTADIWLTKNHPDWKLLKFEKNTESLQALASGRGDAYAQDNLILFSWSKQNPGYRVLEEKLGEEAPIAPAVKKGNIELRDWVNAELVRLGEQKYLLKLYDQYVRKELSDDTKPESVIVEGGNWQG
- a CDS encoding DUF6436 domain-containing protein, whose amino-acid sequence is MPRSPLRTLLGLLLAALCGAGLWWAYDSFQSRYLRTFDNQTALFSGDRLQLPAGIAGPGPIRLVHFWDPACPCNVGNQQHLGELIEHFAPQGVEFYVVQKPGTRGQLPATLSALKPLGELPGAEHLPATPGVAIWDRNGQLAYFGPYSEGATCNSSNSFIEPILLALSQGRAVSATHTMAVGCYCPWQP
- a CDS encoding alpha/beta hydrolase; its protein translation is MPASFQPDSLRASLTSLAARQPLSTQGQAYQRFYGLDLPAREEAPQSWLGRFDAAGFEVVGQVWLPAAPVATLILLHGFYDHMGLYRHVIDWALDQHYAVISCDLPGHGLSSGERASIDDFSAYQQVLHALFEQARSLELPQPWHLFGQSTGGAIVVDHLLHHGAQSPAQGEVILLAPLVRPRAWRWSKFSYRVLKPFVNGIERRFSENSNDPTFLPFLLADPLQPRRLPTAWVGALLDWVKRIEAAPLSPRQPLIIQGECDMTVDWPYNLKVLGEKFAAPRILMIPEARHHLANELPAIRARYFEFIDQRLG